TTAATTATTTAGCAGCTTTCTGGAATGAAGGAGATGAACGCTGGTGCGAGGAATGTGATGAAGATTTGCAGCAGTATAAAGGATTAGCTCTATTGAAGGACCTTCAAGCAGTTACTTTTGAAAGTGGCGATGATTTTCATGAACGTCATAATGATTGTGTTAAGCCAAAATGTTGTAAAACAAGTCTTGTTTAATTTAGAGATAAAAATACGGAGCGTAAGGTTTTTACTTACGCTCTGTATTTTTGTTTTCTAAAAAAGTAAATAATCGCAAAAATAAAGCAATCGGCAAATAATGCTTCAAAATGCCAATTGGGAAGATTGCTTAGTACTATTTTTCCAAAAGGAGCACCAGAAGAAATGATTGGAATATAAGTGAATGTTCCTTTGAACAGTGTAAAAGCAACCAAACCAAAAATAAATTGGACTGTATGCAGTAGTAAAATTATAAACATGGTATACGCTAGTGAATCAAACACTATTTTCTTCTCTAATTCATCCAAAATGCCTCTTTTCACTTGGTATAACACCCAAATGGCTTGAAAGAAAGTAATGAGAGAATAGACACCAATGAACATAGCTATAATTAATAGAACGATATGTGTCATTTATTTTTCCTCCTCTAAGTGAAAAATTTCTTCTACAGGTTTGTTAAAATAGTGGGCGATTTTTAAAGATAACTCTAAGCTTGGGTTGTATTTTGTTTTCTCAATCGCATTCATTGTTTGCCTGGA
The DNA window shown above is from Enterococcus sp. 4G2_DIV0659 and carries:
- a CDS encoding helix-turn-helix transcriptional regulator; protein product: MKVHNRIKEIREQRKITQIQMATDLGVSRQTMNAIEKTKYNPSLELSLKIAHYFNKPVEEIFHLEEEK
- a CDS encoding DUF1033 family protein; this translates as MYQVITMYGDNEPWWFFEDWQEDIDENKSFDCLEDAERYYIKKWQELSSTYEYINTKVNYLAAFWNEGDERWCEECDEDLQQYKGLALLKDLQAVTFESGDDFHERHNDCVKPKCCKTSLV